A window from Mogibacterium neglectum encodes these proteins:
- a CDS encoding GntP family permease, producing the protein MINGLDGQRMLIALLIGIAILIILVLKTKVQAFLALIVTTVIVGIIGGMPLATEMIKVDGIEKPFGIVNSITTGFGGTLGNIGIIIGFGVMMGEIFEVSGAAKRMAYSFLRLFGKGREEEALALTGFFVSIPIFCDSGFIVLAPIAKALSESTKKSVIGLGVALASGLVITHSLVPPTPGPLGVAGIFGIDVGKFILLSLVLAVPMTFACIAYSRKILSKKFYRLVNKDGVIEKVEYQEPDYEAAFNMDMSGVPGTFESFAPLLLPIVLILINTVATAMGKTDGIMKVLIFLGQPIVAVGLGLIVAIFTLGRPFSREELLAAMERGMASAGIIMLVTGGGGALGQIIKDSGLGTYMADGLAKAAVPMIILPLVISTAMRFIQGSGTVAMTTAASISAPILIAAGVNPMLGAIACCVGSLFFGYFNDSYFWVVNRTLGVSEAKEQLQVWSITSTIAWAVGVVEVIALSFFM; encoded by the coding sequence ATGATTAATGGCCTAGACGGGCAGAGGATGCTGATTGCACTTCTAATCGGTATTGCAATACTTATTATCCTCGTGCTCAAAACCAAGGTACAGGCTTTCTTGGCACTTATTGTCACTACAGTCATCGTTGGAATTATCGGAGGTATGCCTCTAGCTACTGAGATGATTAAAGTCGATGGTATTGAGAAGCCGTTTGGTATTGTAAATTCCATCACAACTGGTTTCGGAGGCACTCTAGGGAACATCGGAATCATCATCGGTTTCGGAGTTATGATGGGAGAAATTTTCGAAGTTTCAGGAGCTGCGAAGCGTATGGCTTACTCTTTTCTGAGATTATTTGGAAAGGGAAGAGAAGAAGAAGCGTTAGCTCTGACTGGATTCTTCGTATCGATTCCGATTTTCTGCGATTCAGGATTTATTGTACTTGCACCTATCGCTAAGGCTCTATCAGAGTCAACTAAAAAATCTGTAATCGGACTTGGAGTTGCTCTCGCATCAGGTCTTGTAATCACTCACTCACTCGTACCACCTACACCAGGACCTCTTGGAGTTGCCGGTATCTTCGGTATAGATGTTGGTAAGTTCATACTATTGTCACTGGTTCTAGCTGTTCCAATGACATTTGCTTGTATAGCTTACTCCAGAAAGATTCTATCGAAGAAGTTCTATAGGTTGGTTAATAAAGACGGAGTTATCGAAAAGGTTGAATACCAGGAACCAGATTACGAAGCCGCATTTAACATGGACATGTCCGGTGTTCCTGGAACATTTGAATCGTTTGCTCCACTGCTTCTTCCTATTGTGCTCATACTTATCAACACAGTTGCAACCGCTATGGGCAAGACAGATGGCATAATGAAGGTTCTTATCTTCCTTGGACAGCCAATCGTTGCGGTTGGACTGGGCCTAATCGTTGCTATATTTACACTCGGAAGACCTTTCAGTAGAGAAGAGCTTCTAGCTGCTATGGAGAGAGGTATGGCAAGCGCTGGTATCATCATGCTGGTAACTGGCGGTGGTGGTGCTCTCGGTCAGATCATCAAAGATTCTGGACTAGGTACATACATGGCAGATGGACTTGCAAAGGCTGCAGTTCCGATGATCATACTACCACTCGTTATTTCTACAGCAATGCGTTTTATCCAGGGGTCTGGTACCGTTGCGATGACGACAGCTGCAAGTATTTCTGCACCTATCCTAATCGCTGCAGGTGTTAACCCAATGCTTGGAGCAATTGCATGCTGCGTAGGATCATTATTCTTCGGATACTTCAACGACAGCTATTTCTGGGTTGTTAACAGGACACTCGGAGTTTCAGAGGCTAAGGAACAGCTTCAGGTTTGGTCAATCACATCTACAATTGCGTGGGCAGTCGGTGTTGTGGAAGTAATTGCACTCAGTTTCTTTATGTAA
- a CDS encoding DUF975 family protein: MEQITYIDTLALKYKIKFKHNPSYWNKVMVGIIYRMFVAGGLLSLAHRFEMVTTDFGRNGLLDYSFAQDPFYTRLTSLPIIAMILVLLLLVAVKIFFINPLNISVRSFFLNNAADDHYGLHIIDGFKSSYFNIVKTMFARNIRILSWSILFIIPGIVKAYKYRMVPYILAENPDIDTHAALRLSEDMMHGNKEKMFNYDLSFIGWYIGSLFTFGLVGIYYYTPYKLSCDTEVYRIISGKLGSNIKFGKRPVIYPVMNQGCYNRRAPR, encoded by the coding sequence ATGGAACAAATTACGTACATAGATACATTAGCGCTCAAATACAAAATAAAGTTTAAGCATAATCCAAGTTATTGGAACAAGGTAATGGTCGGAATAATCTACAGGATGTTCGTTGCTGGAGGTTTACTTTCATTAGCCCATCGCTTTGAGATGGTTACTACTGATTTTGGCAGAAATGGTCTTCTTGACTACTCCTTCGCACAAGACCCATTCTACACGCGTCTTACTTCACTTCCAATTATCGCAATGATATTAGTACTGCTTCTATTGGTAGCGGTAAAAATATTCTTCATTAATCCGCTAAATATCAGCGTTAGATCCTTTTTTCTGAATAATGCAGCAGATGACCATTATGGACTGCACATTATAGATGGATTTAAGAGTAGCTACTTTAATATTGTTAAGACTATGTTCGCAAGGAACATTCGGATTCTTAGTTGGTCAATTTTATTCATCATCCCAGGAATCGTTAAGGCATATAAATACAGAATGGTACCTTATATTCTAGCTGAAAACCCAGATATTGACACTCATGCAGCTCTAAGACTTTCAGAAGATATGATGCATGGTAATAAAGAAAAAATGTTTAACTATGACTTGTCGTTCATAGGTTGGTATATTGGTAGCCTATTTACATTTGGATTGGTTGGGATTTATTATTATACTCCGTACAAACTGTCTTGCGATACTGAAGTATATAGAATAATTTCCGGAAAACTCGGCAGCAATATTAAATTTGGCAAGAGACCAGTTATCTATCCTGTTATGAATCAAGGCTGCTATAACAGAAGAGCTCCAAGGTAG
- the garR gene encoding 2-hydroxy-3-oxopropionate reductase encodes MKIGFVGLGIMGRPMAKHLVNAGYDVMVSDLNQELVSELVDMGAGTGSYSEIGSQCDIVMMILPNADIVKSVIFGEGGIASSMKKGSIIVDHSSVTPVESNECYYELKVKGISFLDAPVSGGEPGAISGSLAIMVGGDQEAFDVAKTYMDSYASSMILTGPSGSGSVTKLANQIIVNNNIAIVSEALVFASKAGADPEKVYKAIRSGLAGSAVLDAKAPMMIDRNFVPGGTIKVNHKDITNVVKTAHSIDAPIPYSAQLYEIMQALKVHGHLGDDHAGIVQYFEALADCKVEKKEN; translated from the coding sequence ATGAAAATCGGATTTGTTGGTCTCGGAATTATGGGACGTCCTATGGCAAAGCACCTTGTAAATGCAGGCTACGATGTGATGGTTTCTGATTTAAATCAAGAACTCGTTAGTGAGTTAGTTGACATGGGTGCGGGCACTGGTAGCTATAGTGAAATCGGCTCGCAATGCGATATCGTGATGATGATTCTGCCGAATGCAGATATCGTTAAGTCGGTAATTTTCGGTGAAGGTGGAATTGCTAGCTCAATGAAGAAGGGTAGCATCATAGTCGACCACAGCTCGGTTACCCCAGTTGAATCTAACGAGTGTTACTATGAACTCAAGGTGAAGGGCATTAGCTTCCTCGATGCACCAGTTTCTGGCGGAGAACCGGGTGCAATATCTGGCTCTCTAGCGATAATGGTAGGTGGAGACCAAGAGGCCTTTGATGTAGCGAAGACATATATGGATTCATATGCTTCTTCAATGATACTTACTGGTCCAAGCGGCAGTGGTAGTGTTACGAAGCTGGCTAATCAGATAATTGTAAATAATAATATCGCAATCGTATCAGAAGCGCTCGTATTTGCATCTAAGGCTGGAGCTGATCCAGAGAAGGTATACAAGGCGATTCGCTCTGGGCTTGCAGGTAGTGCCGTGCTAGATGCAAAAGCACCTATGATGATAGACAGAAACTTTGTGCCTGGAGGAACTATAAAGGTCAACCATAAGGATATAACAAATGTAGTTAAGACCGCACATTCGATTGACGCACCAATTCCATACAGCGCCCAGCTATATGAAATAATGCAGGCTCTCAAGGTGCACGGACATCTAGGTGACGACCATGCGGGAATTGTTCAGTATTTTGAAGCTCTTGCTGACTGCAAGGTAGAGAAGAAGGAGAACTAA
- the pdxA gene encoding 4-hydroxythreonine-4-phosphate dehydrogenase PdxA — translation MEKPIIAVTMGDPAGIGPEIVVKSIADKTTFDIARCIVVGDKKVMAKAIEIVGADLKINTVDSPADGDYSYGVLNMIDLDNIDMSRFEYGKVNAMCGQAAFDYIKKSIEITMDKQADAVATTPINKESLHAAEVDFIGHTEIFGALTGTADPLTMFETNGLRVFFLTRHKSLRDMLDDIKKDRIIDYVERCTGALRRLGVKDGTMAVAGLNPHSGEHGLFGWEEVNEIAPAVLELKERGFSVAGPVPADSVFHQAAQGRYNSVLSLYHDQGHIATKTLDFDRTISITNGMPILRTSVDHGTAFDIAGKGIAGAVSMEEAIRLAAKYAPFFKQ, via the coding sequence ATGGAAAAGCCAATTATTGCGGTTACGATGGGCGATCCAGCTGGAATCGGTCCAGAAATCGTCGTAAAGTCTATTGCTGACAAGACAACCTTTGATATAGCTAGGTGCATCGTTGTTGGAGATAAGAAGGTAATGGCGAAGGCCATTGAGATTGTAGGAGCCGACCTCAAGATTAACACCGTTGATAGCCCTGCAGATGGAGATTATTCTTACGGTGTGCTCAACATGATTGACCTAGATAATATTGATATGAGCAGGTTTGAATATGGCAAGGTAAATGCTATGTGTGGACAGGCTGCATTTGACTATATAAAGAAGAGTATCGAGATTACTATGGATAAGCAGGCCGATGCAGTTGCGACGACACCTATCAACAAGGAATCACTACATGCTGCAGAGGTGGATTTTATTGGACATACGGAGATATTTGGGGCGTTAACAGGCACGGCGGATCCGCTTACGATGTTCGAGACAAACGGGTTAAGGGTATTTTTTCTAACCAGACACAAGTCTCTTAGAGACATGCTTGATGATATCAAAAAGGACAGAATTATAGACTATGTAGAGAGATGCACCGGGGCACTGAGAAGACTTGGTGTTAAAGATGGAACGATGGCTGTTGCAGGTCTTAATCCGCACTCTGGAGAACATGGACTCTTCGGATGGGAAGAAGTTAATGAAATTGCTCCAGCTGTTCTTGAGCTCAAGGAGAGAGGGTTTAGTGTTGCGGGACCAGTTCCTGCTGATTCTGTATTCCATCAAGCTGCGCAGGGAAGATACAACAGCGTCCTATCCCTATATCATGATCAGGGGCACATAGCTACGAAGACGCTGGACTTCGATAGAACGATTTCTATAACCAACGGAATGCCAATCCTACGCACATCTGTAGATCATGGTACGGCATTCGATATCGCTGGCAAAGGCATTGCAGGTGCTGTCAGCATGGAAGAGGCTATTAGACTGGCTGCAAAATATGCACCATTCTTTAAGCAGTAA
- a CDS encoding DUF975 family protein, which yields MYINRDKLKYRGRFRFRANYWHAVLVAFVYFLLNGGATVASRSYNTTTTTTNRSFSYNASYSLADDPSLQWIAGLAIGVILIAIAVGFAFAIFVVNPINVGIQTFFLRNSSGEAEGFHLGDGFKYNYLNVVKTMFFMNLWILLWTLLFIIPGIIKSYSYRLVPYILAENPDIDTNEALMRSEQLMRGNKWETFIYDLSFIGWYILSIFTCGILSIFWVQPYKLACDAELYRLLAGKSGEDYSFGVEGTGTGPSGYEEPSYYAPGFGRNDSAATRDQASSSSPSHSSHSSETKSDGVVSEEDTIEYKPGE from the coding sequence ATGTATATCAACAGAGACAAATTAAAATACAGAGGGAGATTTAGATTCCGTGCTAATTACTGGCATGCGGTGCTAGTAGCATTTGTGTATTTTCTACTTAATGGCGGTGCAACCGTTGCTTCACGCAGTTACAACACCACAACTACAACGACAAACAGAAGTTTTTCTTACAATGCTAGCTACTCGCTCGCTGACGACCCATCTTTGCAGTGGATTGCTGGTCTTGCGATAGGTGTGATATTGATAGCTATTGCAGTTGGATTTGCTTTTGCTATATTTGTTGTTAACCCAATTAATGTCGGCATTCAGACATTCTTCCTTCGGAACTCATCTGGAGAAGCAGAAGGTTTCCATCTAGGCGACGGTTTTAAATACAACTATCTTAATGTTGTCAAGACCATGTTCTTTATGAATCTATGGATACTGCTGTGGACATTATTATTTATAATCCCAGGAATAATCAAGTCATATTCTTATAGACTTGTCCCATATATACTCGCTGAGAACCCTGATATCGATACCAACGAAGCTTTAATGCGTTCTGAGCAACTTATGCGTGGCAACAAGTGGGAAACATTTATATATGATCTTTCCTTTATTGGATGGTATATCTTGAGCATATTCACTTGTGGAATACTTTCAATCTTCTGGGTTCAGCCATACAAGCTTGCGTGCGACGCAGAGCTATACAGACTGCTAGCAGGAAAGAGTGGGGAAGACTACAGCTTTGGAGTTGAGGGAACTGGCACAGGCCCTTCGGGCTACGAAGAGCCGTCATACTACGCACCTGGATTTGGCAGAAATGATTCGGCAGCCACAAGAGATCAGGCTTCAAGCAGTTCCCCATCACATTCATCACATTCTAGTGAAACAAAGTCCGATGGTGTTGTATCTGAAGAGGATACTATCGAATATAAACCTGGCGAATAA
- a CDS encoding DUF1015 domain-containing protein, with the protein MAKYNWDKFGFHIPEIMVPKAGTDYSKWAVVACDQYTSEPTYWDQVEEIVGDAPSTLRLMLPEIFLDKEGEAERIKAIRQTMDKYMADGTLETLTPGCMLVKRTAEGRTRLGLVIATDLEAYDFNKGSKSLTRATEGTVVERIPPRLRIREGAPIELPHILILIDDPEKSVIEPLVNAPMKQVYDTDLMLEGGHITGCFIEEKDLEGAKGALSDLFDKAVEKYGEGNVIFQAMGDGNHSLATAKTNWENIKKNLSPEEAATHPARYALCEIENIHDEGIVFEPIHRVIFAKNGQTGEELVNEAVALLDEQNEKAYIAPDGTAAPDGGFAIPCLAGEQRGTIIVKGPSAQLEVGVLQNALDVMVKERNSVDIDYIHGTKALESLSAEAGNAGFALPAMDKFMLFPAVAADGALPRKTFSMGEANEKRYYIESRYIGK; encoded by the coding sequence ATGGCAAAGTACAATTGGGATAAGTTCGGTTTTCACATCCCTGAAATAATGGTACCTAAGGCTGGCACTGATTACAGCAAGTGGGCTGTAGTTGCATGTGACCAATACACTTCAGAACCGACGTACTGGGATCAGGTAGAAGAAATTGTTGGAGATGCACCATCTACACTGCGTCTCATGCTACCTGAAATTTTCCTAGATAAGGAAGGTGAAGCCGAAAGAATCAAGGCTATTCGTCAGACAATGGATAAGTACATGGCTGACGGAACACTTGAAACTCTTACACCAGGATGCATGCTCGTAAAGAGAACTGCTGAAGGGCGCACTCGTCTTGGACTTGTAATAGCTACGGACCTTGAAGCATATGATTTCAACAAGGGTTCTAAATCTCTTACAAGAGCAACTGAAGGAACTGTTGTGGAGAGGATCCCACCAAGACTGAGGATTAGAGAAGGTGCACCTATCGAGCTACCACACATCTTGATTCTCATCGACGATCCTGAAAAGAGTGTAATTGAGCCATTGGTAAATGCTCCTATGAAGCAAGTTTACGATACAGACCTAATGCTCGAAGGAGGACATATCACAGGATGCTTCATCGAGGAGAAGGATCTTGAAGGAGCAAAGGGTGCTCTGTCTGACTTGTTTGATAAGGCTGTAGAAAAATATGGTGAAGGCAATGTCATCTTCCAAGCGATGGGAGACGGAAATCACTCACTGGCTACAGCTAAGACAAACTGGGAAAACATCAAGAAGAATCTTTCACCAGAGGAAGCTGCTACTCACCCTGCTAGATATGCTCTCTGCGAAATCGAGAACATCCACGATGAAGGCATCGTATTTGAGCCAATTCATCGTGTAATCTTCGCTAAGAACGGTCAGACTGGTGAAGAGCTCGTAAATGAAGCTGTAGCTCTACTAGACGAGCAGAACGAGAAGGCTTACATCGCTCCAGATGGTACTGCTGCTCCAGATGGTGGCTTTGCAATCCCTTGCCTAGCTGGTGAACAAAGAGGAACTATCATCGTTAAAGGACCTTCTGCTCAGCTAGAGGTAGGGGTACTTCAGAACGCTTTGGACGTAATGGTTAAGGAGAGAAATTCCGTAGATATTGACTACATCCACGGAACAAAGGCTCTGGAGTCCCTATCTGCCGAAGCTGGCAATGCAGGTTTTGCACTTCCAGCAATGGATAAGTTCATGCTCTTCCCAGCAGTTGCAGCGGATGGTGCTCTTCCTAGAAAGACTTTCTCGATGGGAGAAGCTAACGAGAAACGTTACTATATCGAAAGCAGATATATCGGCAAATAA
- a CDS encoding galactokinase, whose product MKTTNKLIFELKDGVYDSLLEDVVSYDDILRLRERLCDALSGFEKDFGQMEVSVYSAPYTIPLFGDFTEAQNGAVLSAAINSELVVVICESEDKMVHMHSEAEGILELDPWGLRRNENEVRSLKGLVRGILAELKLRGYKIGGFNAYVLGNAPFDIDEIYVPTFEILVTRAIFELFNQGELNKYELAEIGQCASNSHYDVPSGTARQLAACMGGFSFADFKKPGTPISSKVIGEVLPRDYRLVLTKLYPKAILNERTDIVALGDIVHELRQVSGIIGARVLREVTNDVLLEHAEEIRDELGDRALLRAFCYMGEIIRTLEASSYIITDDIERFINAFKSASDSRFKYIQSYGVAGAPTFEELAIAISVSDELLYDSGATAILGDGRQGISVAIAVAGRVDSYIKSMQKIFSDDSGTIISEIYEFSKNRQFRLV is encoded by the coding sequence ATGAAAACAACAAATAAACTGATTTTTGAATTAAAGGATGGAGTGTATGATTCGCTTCTCGAAGATGTAGTAAGCTATGATGATATTTTAAGGCTCAGAGAGAGACTGTGTGATGCTCTCAGTGGATTCGAGAAGGATTTCGGACAGATGGAGGTTTCTGTATACAGCGCTCCGTATACGATTCCGCTATTCGGAGACTTCACAGAAGCACAGAACGGCGCGGTGCTTAGTGCGGCCATAAATAGCGAACTTGTAGTTGTGATATGCGAATCCGAGGACAAGATGGTTCACATGCATTCTGAGGCGGAAGGCATACTCGAGTTGGATCCTTGGGGACTCAGAAGGAATGAGAATGAAGTACGTAGCCTGAAAGGTCTGGTGAGAGGAATCCTCGCAGAACTGAAACTGAGGGGGTATAAGATAGGTGGATTTAATGCCTATGTTCTAGGGAATGCGCCTTTTGATATTGATGAGATATATGTACCAACATTTGAGATTTTGGTGACGAGAGCGATATTTGAGCTATTTAATCAGGGTGAACTTAACAAATATGAGTTAGCTGAGATAGGGCAATGTGCATCGAACTCACACTACGACGTACCTAGTGGAACTGCGAGGCAACTCGCTGCATGTATGGGTGGCTTTAGCTTTGCGGATTTTAAAAAACCAGGTACTCCTATCTCCAGTAAAGTGATTGGTGAAGTGCTTCCGAGAGATTACAGATTGGTGCTCACTAAGCTTTATCCGAAGGCGATTCTCAATGAGAGAACAGATATCGTGGCTCTTGGGGATATCGTTCATGAGCTCAGACAGGTTTCTGGAATCATCGGAGCTAGAGTGCTTAGAGAAGTCACTAACGACGTGCTATTAGAACATGCGGAGGAGATAAGAGATGAACTCGGTGATAGGGCGCTTCTCAGAGCATTCTGCTATATGGGAGAAATCATCAGGACGCTAGAGGCTAGCAGCTATATAATCACTGATGATATCGAAAGGTTCATAAACGCGTTTAAGTCGGCAAGTGACTCTAGATTCAAATACATTCAGTCTTATGGAGTTGCAGGTGCTCCGACATTCGAAGAGCTTGCGATTGCAATATCTGTTAGCGATGAGCTGCTATATGATAGTGGTGCTACAGCCATCTTAGGTGATGGTAGACAGGGTATATCTGTTGCTATTGCAGTAGCAGGAAGGGTAGATTCGTATATTAAATCCATGCAGAAGATATTCAGCGACGATAGTGGAACTATAATATCTGAAATATATGAGTTTAGCAAGAATAGGCAGTTTAGGTTAGTTTAG
- a CDS encoding four-carbon acid sugar kinase family protein yields the protein MSECVVIADDLTGGNATGVLLKKMKYKAHTVINLAAIEPSQLAECDCVIYPTNSRGLTSEVAYDKVYEACAALAKEGTILYSHRIDSTLRGNLGSETDAMLDFLGEEYIAICAPCFPATDRIVCGGYMLVDGVPLHKTNIAIDPKTPVKISEVAELFRQQSKYGVVSVRLKELMHGKHYLADIINSNVEQGNRIICFDCISQEDLDLIADACITSKKKIVAVDPGVFTTTLARKLIVPKDQQVDSRILAVVGSVNPNAKVQMENLWLAQRTHRVMVVTKRLLESEVARKHEIERVVKEVLVGCNKRQVTTVVGDGIYPENRIDFRPYMDLLQCSMDEVSCIINDSFAEIAYEVFKKETSFRAMYTSGGDITVAVCDRFNTAGLRLRDEVLPLAAYGKFLGGEFDGVHLITKGGSQGGPDAINLCITYLKEKLYI from the coding sequence ATGTCAGAATGTGTAGTAATCGCTGATGATTTAACAGGTGGCAATGCGACTGGTGTACTTCTTAAAAAGATGAAATACAAAGCGCATACTGTCATTAACCTAGCGGCTATAGAACCGTCTCAGCTCGCTGAATGTGACTGTGTGATTTACCCGACTAACAGCAGAGGTCTGACATCAGAAGTCGCATATGATAAGGTGTATGAGGCATGTGCAGCTCTAGCTAAAGAGGGAACTATTCTATATTCGCATAGAATCGATAGTACACTGAGGGGAAATCTTGGAAGTGAGACGGACGCTATGCTAGATTTTCTCGGAGAGGAATATATAGCAATCTGTGCACCATGTTTTCCTGCTACTGACCGCATCGTATGCGGCGGGTATATGCTTGTGGATGGGGTGCCACTACATAAAACTAATATCGCTATCGACCCGAAGACCCCTGTAAAAATATCTGAGGTAGCCGAGCTATTTCGCCAACAGAGTAAGTATGGCGTGGTTTCAGTTAGACTTAAGGAACTCATGCATGGCAAGCATTATCTCGCAGATATTATAAATTCAAATGTAGAGCAAGGTAATAGGATAATCTGTTTTGACTGCATAAGCCAAGAGGATCTCGACTTGATTGCAGATGCTTGCATAACCAGTAAGAAGAAGATAGTTGCAGTTGATCCTGGAGTGTTCACGACGACACTTGCTAGAAAACTTATCGTACCTAAGGATCAGCAGGTGGACAGCAGGATACTTGCAGTTGTAGGAAGCGTAAATCCCAATGCTAAGGTCCAGATGGAAAACCTATGGTTAGCACAGCGTACCCATAGAGTTATGGTTGTAACCAAAAGATTGCTCGAAAGTGAGGTTGCTCGTAAGCACGAGATAGAAAGAGTGGTAAAGGAAGTGCTCGTCGGCTGTAACAAGAGGCAGGTGACAACGGTCGTTGGGGATGGTATTTATCCCGAAAACCGCATAGATTTCAGACCATATATGGATTTACTACAGTGCTCGATGGATGAAGTATCTTGCATAATAAATGATTCTTTCGCAGAGATCGCTTATGAGGTGTTTAAGAAAGAAACATCTTTCAGAGCTATGTATACAAGTGGTGGTGACATTACAGTTGCCGTATGCGATAGATTTAATACTGCGGGACTCAGGCTGCGAGACGAGGTACTGCCTCTTGCCGCTTATGGTAAATTCCTAGGTGGAGAATTCGATGGGGTTCACTTGATCACGAAGGGTGGAAGTCAAGGCGGACCTGATGCAATTAACTTATGTATAACGTATCTTAAGGAGAAACTATACATTTAA
- a CDS encoding four-carbon acid sugar kinase family protein, with translation MAISADVLKKYKPIDEKAVDELLAKEIKNNNKKIVVLDDDPTGVQTVHDISVYTGWDVDSLREAFEEEKNLFYILTNSRGFTEEQTRTAHLEIADAVDRAAKESSRDYIFVSRSDSTLRGHYPLETELLKECYEHNTGAQIGGEVLCPFFKEGGRYTIGDVHYVKYGDELVPAHETEFAKDKTFGYTAENLPDYIEEKTAGEYKAEDVISISLEDIHDMNFDKIESQLMLADNFNKIIVNAIDYADIKVFAVALFRAMNAGKMFMFRTAAALVKVMGGVSDIPLLTRSDMIVNDTESGGIIVVGSHTAKTTSQLECLKEVSSIEFIELDANLVRDEGEFAKEVDRCVALEEEYIKAGKTVCCYTSRSIVVANTGDKEDELRLSVRISDAVQSLVGRLAVTPSFVVAKGGITSSDVGVKALAVKRATVLGQIKPGIPVWQTGSESKFPNTPYVIFPGNVGEAVTLREAVEELMNRR, from the coding sequence ATGGCAATCAGCGCTGACGTTCTAAAGAAATACAAACCGATAGATGAAAAAGCAGTGGACGAACTGCTGGCTAAGGAGATTAAGAATAACAATAAGAAAATAGTAGTTCTCGATGATGACCCTACAGGAGTACAGACTGTTCACGATATATCTGTATATACTGGATGGGACGTTGATAGCCTTAGAGAGGCTTTTGAGGAAGAGAAGAACCTGTTCTATATACTCACAAACTCCAGAGGATTTACCGAAGAACAGACGAGAACTGCTCACCTTGAAATTGCCGATGCTGTTGATAGAGCGGCTAAGGAATCGTCAAGAGATTATATTTTTGTAAGCCGAAGCGATAGCACGCTGCGTGGTCACTATCCGTTAGAGACAGAACTACTCAAGGAGTGCTACGAACACAATACGGGTGCGCAAATTGGTGGTGAGGTTTTATGCCCGTTCTTCAAAGAGGGTGGACGATATACGATTGGGGATGTACATTACGTTAAGTATGGCGACGAGCTAGTCCCTGCACATGAAACAGAATTTGCCAAGGATAAAACATTTGGATATACGGCGGAGAATCTTCCAGATTACATTGAGGAGAAGACTGCAGGTGAATACAAGGCAGAGGACGTAATCAGCATTTCACTTGAAGATATTCATGATATGAATTTTGACAAGATTGAATCACAGCTGATGTTGGCTGATAACTTCAATAAAATAATCGTAAATGCCATTGATTACGCCGATATAAAGGTGTTTGCGGTTGCTCTATTTAGAGCGATGAATGCTGGCAAGATGTTTATGTTTAGGACAGCCGCTGCACTGGTAAAGGTTATGGGAGGGGTGTCCGACATCCCGCTATTGACACGCTCAGATATGATAGTTAATGATACCGAAAGCGGTGGTATCATAGTAGTTGGCTCTCACACAGCAAAGACAACATCTCAGCTAGAATGCCTCAAGGAGGTATCTAGCATAGAGTTCATTGAGCTCGATGCAAATCTTGTCAGAGATGAAGGAGAATTTGCGAAGGAAGTAGATAGATGCGTGGCGCTTGAAGAGGAATATATCAAGGCTGGCAAGACAGTCTGCTGTTACACATCAAGGTCGATAGTAGTTGCTAATACTGGTGATAAGGAAGATGAGCTCAGACTTTCTGTCAGAATTTCCGATGCGGTGCAGTCGCTAGTGGGGAGACTCGCGGTTACGCCAAGCTTCGTTGTTGCGAAGGGAGGAATAACATCGAGTGATGTTGGCGTAAAGGCCCTAGCTGTAAAGAGAGCTACGGTTCTTGGACAGATAAAGCCCGGAATCCCGGTTTGGCAGACTGGAAGCGAGAGCAAGTTTCCGAACACTCCATATGTTATCTTCCCAGGCAACGTAGGTGAAGCTGTTACCTTGAGAGAGGCCGTGGAAGAGCTGATGAACAGGAGATAA